A genomic region of Clavibacter michiganensis subsp. insidiosus contains the following coding sequences:
- a CDS encoding glycosyltransferase family 39 protein: MSAAIFVVAFIVLYLGSWWPSYWSDEAATVAASGLPSQHLNELTAHKDAVHHVYYIIVQAWGAVFGFSEAATRGLSVIAAAAGAAGLAAIGGTLNGRAFGVTAASLFVAMPRTTWMAVEARSFALSAAAAIFATLALLIAARSGRVAWWIVYAATSLVAVYVFMYALLLLPVHGIYILVQQRARVRAFAAAFVAIVALAIPLVVRVEAQKSQISWLSEQANVSIWSVLVEPYFESSWLVASLFILGFTFALISAMRVSGWRAALPVGRSPEMFLGLLWAVVPLLALVIADAVAGPLYLARYLSFCVPGVALIAAGLVIRMTRRRTRALLVALVIVSAIPTYASQRASFSKNGGSDLREVATYLSAETEAGDAIYFDSRGPVTLRPRLAKLAYPDAFEDLDDVALRVPFYETGSFTDKTAPLAELGDDLAAVDRLWVASRRGVGLGAVDPDGVLERAGLKVSCVRDFNRTQVTLLTR, encoded by the coding sequence ATGTCCGCCGCGATATTTGTTGTGGCGTTCATCGTGCTGTATCTCGGAAGCTGGTGGCCGTCCTACTGGAGTGACGAAGCGGCGACGGTTGCCGCAAGCGGCCTACCCTCGCAGCACCTGAATGAACTGACCGCTCACAAAGATGCCGTCCATCACGTGTACTACATCATCGTCCAGGCATGGGGCGCCGTATTCGGCTTCAGCGAAGCTGCCACGAGAGGCCTCTCTGTCATTGCGGCGGCGGCGGGGGCGGCCGGCCTGGCCGCCATCGGTGGAACGCTGAATGGCCGGGCCTTCGGTGTGACGGCGGCGTCGCTCTTCGTGGCGATGCCTCGCACTACTTGGATGGCAGTGGAAGCGCGCTCATTCGCCTTGAGTGCCGCGGCGGCGATCTTCGCGACACTGGCTCTTCTCATCGCCGCGAGATCGGGCAGGGTCGCCTGGTGGATCGTATACGCTGCCACTTCGCTTGTCGCGGTGTACGTGTTCATGTACGCGCTGCTATTGCTGCCCGTCCATGGGATATACATCCTGGTGCAGCAACGAGCGCGGGTTCGCGCGTTCGCCGCCGCCTTTGTCGCCATCGTCGCCTTGGCGATTCCGCTTGTGGTTCGTGTAGAAGCTCAGAAGAGTCAGATATCGTGGCTCTCGGAGCAGGCCAATGTCTCCATCTGGTCGGTGCTCGTGGAGCCGTATTTCGAGTCCTCGTGGCTCGTGGCAAGCCTCTTCATCTTGGGATTCACATTCGCACTCATCTCCGCGATGCGCGTCAGCGGTTGGCGAGCGGCGCTCCCCGTGGGTCGCTCGCCAGAGATGTTCCTGGGGCTACTCTGGGCGGTAGTGCCTCTTCTTGCGCTGGTCATCGCCGATGCCGTAGCGGGCCCGCTGTATCTCGCACGATATCTCAGCTTCTGTGTGCCAGGGGTGGCCCTCATCGCAGCCGGTCTGGTCATTCGAATGACGCGGCGGCGGACGCGCGCCCTTCTCGTCGCCTTGGTGATCGTCAGCGCGATTCCCACGTACGCCTCTCAGAGGGCGAGCTTCAGTAAGAATGGCGGTAGTGATCTGCGTGAAGTAGCCACGTACTTGAGCGCCGAGACCGAAGCGGGAGACGCCATTTACTTTGATTCGCGAGGGCCGGTCACTTTGAGACCCAGGCTCGCGAAGCTCGCTTACCCCGACGCTTTTGAAGACCTGGATGACGTGGCTCTACGCGTGCCGTTCTACGAGACCGGTAGCTTCACGGACAAGACGGCACCGCTCGCCGAACTGGGAGACGATCTCGCGGCTGTCGATCGGCTGTGGGTCGCCAGCAGGCGAGGGGTGGGACTGGGCGCCGTTGACCCCGACGGCGTCCTCGAGCGTGCGGGGCTCAAGGTGTCATGTGTCCGGGACTTCAACCGCACGCAAGTCACCCTCCTGACGCGCTGA
- a CDS encoding peptidase inhibitor family I36 protein, with protein MKMNLKRIAGAATLAATLVGGGIVAAAPANAACKASTFCAFDGRSEGGDLLVSSTYTGNGTVDVADNRVASARNNTTRGYCAVNSLGAGQNQILSRIQAGGAISDLSPNNDKTDFFWVGTAGGCTT; from the coding sequence ATGAAGATGAACCTGAAGCGAATCGCGGGTGCTGCAACGCTCGCCGCGACCCTGGTCGGCGGCGGCATCGTCGCCGCTGCGCCGGCCAACGCCGCCTGCAAGGCGTCCACGTTCTGCGCGTTCGACGGACGCAGCGAGGGTGGCGACCTCCTGGTCTCCAGCACGTACACCGGCAACGGCACCGTCGACGTCGCCGACAACCGCGTGGCCTCCGCGCGGAACAACACCACGCGCGGCTACTGCGCCGTCAACTCGCTCGGTGCAGGGCAGAACCAGATCCTCAGCCGCATCCAGGCCGGCGGCGCCATCTCCGACCTGAGCCCCAACAACGACAAGACGGACTTCTTCTGGGTCGGCACCGCGGGTGGCTGCACCACCTGA
- a CDS encoding PKD domain-containing protein — protein MSILSSAGRRLAAMTAAAAVILSAVVIAQPAMADSAPVDPTDPKTPVTVTADPLPTTQIDGVAWSQVVVGNTVYVAGKFQNARPAGAAAGTNLTPRSNLLAYDIRTGALITSFAPKLNAQALSVTASPDGSRIYVVGDFTDIDGQGYYRAAAFSTATGKIIPTFRPIMGSQTRTVSASNDTVYLGGTFQSVNGAARKYLAAVSATNGQNTAFVADADTVVDALTLTKDASKLIVGGRFTQLSGTPTYGLGAVDPATGASLPWAANQKVKNAGVESSITSLYATDDRVYGSGYTFGPGGNLEGAFSADPNTGVVSWVEDCHGDTYSVFATSTVAYVAGHPHYCGNIGGFPQTEPWTFQHSLAFSKTATGTATADPYGYANWAGTPSPSLLNWFPKYVTGSFTGQGQAAWNVNGNEDYIVVGGEFPFVNTTAQQGLVRYAMAKDATNKVGPNGNDQLVPKSISYTKGEARVSWQATFDRDNSRLTYKVIRDGKTSTPVYQVTQDSTFWNRPSMGFIDKGLVPGSSHTYKVVVTDSAGNSTDRNGASPVTITDQSGSDAYATSVKDDGATAYYPLDENDGTAGLDHVAFEDLRVDNATRGAQGPIDGSTATTFSGQDGSFAVTPQAVQAPNTFSVESWVKTTSTSGGKVVGFGGSNTGTSGNYDRMVYLDDDGRVFFGVYTGATQTLNSAPGFNDGTWHQIVATMGAEGMKLFVDGKLAGQRADTTQGQDYTGYWRVGGDNLGGWPNQPGSYYLAGDIAQVSVYPTALTRADVVDHLVASGRTSPIPPAPSDAYGKAVYAADPSSYWRLDDADGASTLKDAGQNDVGANVGRNVRFGQAGALSGSVGQAAAVSDSIAVSQQRVSNPTSYSLEMWFQTTTTRGGKLIGFGDNADPFNFSGSYDRHVYMQDDGRLQFGTWTGQTNLAGSERAYNDGQWHHMVASQGSDGLKLYVDGDLVGQNGQTQAQGYDGYWRIGGDNTWGSSSGTFEGRMDEVAVYPTVLAPSTVATHFSLGTTGRVPNQAPKAAFTQTADFLTASFDATGSTDADGTITGYAWDFGDGVQASGAQQSHTYAAAGTYPVTLTVTDDRGATNRTQQDVTVKAAPANIAPTAVVTATATDLTAKLDGSASTDADGTVASHAWDFGDGSTGTGPTPTHAYAAGGTYTVTLTVTDDKGLTGTASTQVTVVAPPVNREPTAIIASTTADLVANLDGRASSDPDGTIVSWAWEFGDGTTGTGASIAHPYAKAGTYPVALTVTDDTGATGRTTASVTVTAPPVNQAPVAAFTSTAANLVASLDASPSSDPDGTVASWSWAFGDGTTGTGRTTTHAYAAAGTFAVSLTVTDDKGLATTTTSPVTVQAPASNVLAQDSFGRAVATGWGTAELGGAWRVTGGTNIVKVQDGMGQVVSPKGETRTMTLDAVSTTSSDVSATFSLDAVPTGGGSYTRVNSRQVGSASYQTQVWIKATGQIQLVQSEGATTLGSYILPGTTYQAGQQLRVRVLTTGTSPTTVKAKAWVAGQAEPSAWQTSVTSSTAALQAAGSVGIQTYLSGSATAPVTTRIDDLVVSRDGQAPAPVPANQAPTAAFTSTAKDLTASFDGSTSTDADGTVASYAWAFGDGTTGTGKTVDHAYAKAGTYTVSLTVTDDKGLASAKKDGTVTVTAPVVAPVNQAPTAAFTSTAKDLTASFDGSTSADADGTVAAYAWAFGDGTTGTGKTVDHAYAKAGTYTVSLTVRDDKGLASAKKDGTVTVTAPVVTPPAAGILAQDTFTRTAANGWGTAETGGAWRITGNASILKVADGKAQVTSPAGETRTASLDAVSTTASDAQVSFALDRVPTGGGAYVRINSRQVGTLSYQTQVWVRSTGQVMIVQSENGTNLKSVVVPNVTYTARQQLRVRVQVTGTSPTTMNAKVWPVGQAEPTAWQSTTTGTLAALQTAGTFGIQTYLSSSAAGPVAFTLDDLVVTDGTAR, from the coding sequence ATGAGCATCCTCTCCTCCGCGGGACGTCGCCTGGCCGCGATGACCGCGGCCGCCGCGGTCATCCTCTCCGCGGTCGTGATCGCGCAGCCCGCCATGGCGGACTCCGCGCCGGTCGACCCGACCGACCCGAAGACGCCCGTCACGGTCACCGCCGACCCGCTGCCCACGACCCAGATCGACGGCGTCGCCTGGTCGCAGGTCGTCGTCGGCAACACGGTCTACGTCGCCGGCAAGTTCCAGAACGCGCGCCCCGCGGGCGCCGCGGCCGGCACGAACCTCACGCCCCGCAGCAACCTGCTCGCGTACGACATCCGCACGGGCGCGCTCATCACGTCCTTCGCGCCGAAGCTCAACGCGCAGGCGCTCTCCGTCACCGCGTCGCCGGACGGATCCCGGATCTACGTGGTCGGCGACTTCACCGACATCGACGGCCAGGGCTACTACCGCGCGGCGGCGTTCAGCACCGCGACCGGCAAGATCATCCCGACCTTCCGCCCCATCATGGGCAGCCAGACCCGCACGGTGAGCGCCTCGAACGACACCGTGTACCTCGGCGGCACCTTCCAGAGCGTCAACGGCGCCGCTCGGAAGTACCTCGCCGCGGTGTCCGCGACGAACGGCCAGAACACGGCCTTCGTCGCGGATGCGGACACCGTCGTGGACGCGCTCACCCTCACGAAGGACGCGTCCAAGCTCATCGTCGGCGGCCGCTTCACGCAACTCAGCGGCACGCCGACCTACGGGCTCGGCGCGGTGGATCCCGCCACGGGCGCCTCGCTCCCGTGGGCCGCGAACCAGAAGGTCAAGAACGCCGGCGTCGAGTCGTCGATCACGAGCCTGTACGCGACCGACGACCGGGTCTACGGATCCGGCTACACGTTCGGCCCCGGCGGCAACCTCGAGGGCGCCTTCTCGGCCGACCCGAACACGGGCGTCGTGAGCTGGGTCGAGGACTGCCACGGCGACACCTACTCGGTCTTCGCCACGAGCACGGTCGCGTACGTCGCCGGCCACCCGCACTACTGCGGCAACATCGGCGGCTTCCCGCAGACCGAGCCGTGGACCTTCCAGCACAGCCTCGCGTTCTCGAAGACCGCGACGGGCACGGCCACGGCCGACCCGTACGGCTACGCGAACTGGGCCGGCACGCCGTCCCCCTCGCTGCTCAACTGGTTCCCGAAGTACGTCACGGGATCGTTCACGGGCCAGGGCCAGGCGGCCTGGAACGTCAACGGCAACGAGGACTACATCGTCGTCGGCGGCGAGTTCCCGTTCGTGAACACCACCGCGCAGCAGGGCCTCGTCCGCTACGCGATGGCCAAGGACGCCACGAACAAGGTCGGCCCGAACGGCAACGACCAGCTCGTCCCGAAGTCGATCTCGTACACGAAGGGCGAGGCCCGCGTCTCCTGGCAGGCCACCTTCGATCGCGACAACTCGCGCCTCACCTACAAGGTGATCCGCGACGGCAAGACGTCGACGCCCGTCTACCAGGTCACGCAGGACTCGACCTTCTGGAACCGGCCGTCGATGGGCTTCATCGACAAGGGCCTCGTGCCCGGCAGCTCGCACACCTACAAGGTGGTCGTGACCGACTCGGCCGGGAACTCCACCGACCGCAACGGCGCCTCTCCCGTCACCATCACCGACCAGTCCGGCAGCGACGCGTACGCGACGAGCGTGAAGGACGACGGCGCGACCGCGTACTACCCGCTCGACGAGAACGACGGCACCGCCGGCCTCGACCACGTCGCGTTCGAGGACCTCCGCGTCGACAACGCCACGCGCGGCGCCCAGGGCCCGATCGACGGATCCACCGCCACCACCTTCTCCGGCCAGGACGGGTCCTTCGCGGTCACGCCCCAGGCCGTCCAGGCGCCGAACACCTTCAGCGTGGAGTCGTGGGTCAAGACGACCTCGACCTCGGGCGGCAAGGTCGTCGGCTTCGGCGGCAGCAACACGGGCACGTCGGGCAACTACGACCGCATGGTCTACCTCGACGACGACGGCCGCGTCTTCTTCGGCGTGTACACCGGCGCCACTCAGACGCTCAACTCCGCCCCCGGCTTCAACGACGGGACGTGGCACCAGATCGTCGCCACCATGGGCGCCGAGGGCATGAAGCTGTTCGTCGACGGCAAGCTCGCCGGCCAGCGCGCGGACACGACCCAGGGCCAGGACTACACGGGCTACTGGCGCGTCGGCGGCGACAACCTCGGCGGCTGGCCCAACCAGCCCGGGAGCTACTACCTGGCCGGCGACATCGCCCAGGTGTCGGTCTACCCGACCGCGCTCACGCGCGCCGACGTCGTCGACCACCTGGTCGCGTCCGGCCGCACCTCGCCCATCCCGCCGGCGCCCTCGGACGCCTACGGCAAGGCCGTGTACGCGGCCGACCCGTCGTCCTACTGGCGCCTCGACGACGCCGACGGCGCGTCGACGCTCAAGGACGCGGGCCAGAACGACGTCGGCGCCAACGTCGGACGCAACGTGCGCTTCGGCCAGGCGGGCGCCCTCTCGGGCTCCGTCGGCCAGGCGGCGGCGGTCTCCGACAGCATCGCGGTGAGCCAGCAGCGAGTCTCGAACCCGACCTCCTACTCGCTCGAAATGTGGTTCCAGACGACCACCACGCGCGGCGGCAAGCTGATCGGGTTCGGCGACAACGCGGACCCGTTCAACTTCTCCGGCAGCTACGACCGCCACGTCTACATGCAGGACGACGGACGCCTGCAGTTCGGCACGTGGACGGGCCAGACCAACCTGGCGGGATCCGAGCGCGCCTACAACGACGGCCAGTGGCACCACATGGTCGCGTCGCAGGGATCCGACGGCCTGAAGCTCTACGTGGACGGCGACCTCGTCGGCCAGAACGGCCAGACGCAGGCGCAGGGCTACGACGGCTACTGGCGCATCGGCGGCGACAACACCTGGGGCTCCTCCAGCGGCACCTTCGAGGGCCGGATGGACGAGGTCGCGGTCTACCCGACCGTGCTCGCCCCGTCCACGGTGGCGACGCACTTCTCGCTCGGGACGACCGGCCGCGTGCCGAACCAGGCCCCGAAGGCCGCGTTCACGCAGACCGCCGACTTCCTGACGGCGTCGTTCGACGCGACCGGATCCACGGACGCCGACGGCACGATCACGGGCTACGCCTGGGACTTCGGCGACGGCGTCCAGGCCTCGGGCGCGCAACAGTCGCACACCTACGCCGCGGCCGGCACCTACCCGGTGACGCTCACGGTGACGGACGACCGCGGCGCGACGAACCGCACGCAGCAGGACGTCACCGTGAAGGCGGCCCCCGCCAACATCGCGCCGACCGCCGTCGTGACGGCGACGGCGACCGACCTCACGGCCAAGCTCGACGGATCCGCCTCGACGGACGCCGACGGCACCGTCGCTTCCCACGCGTGGGACTTCGGCGACGGCAGCACGGGCACCGGCCCGACGCCGACGCACGCCTACGCCGCGGGCGGCACCTACACGGTGACGCTGACGGTCACGGACGACAAGGGCCTCACGGGCACCGCGTCCACGCAGGTGACGGTGGTGGCGCCCCCGGTCAACCGCGAGCCCACCGCGATCATCGCGTCGACCACCGCGGACCTCGTCGCGAACCTCGACGGCCGCGCCTCCAGCGACCCGGACGGCACCATCGTGTCCTGGGCGTGGGAGTTCGGCGACGGCACGACCGGCACCGGGGCGTCCATCGCCCACCCGTACGCGAAGGCCGGCACGTACCCGGTCGCGCTGACGGTGACGGACGACACGGGCGCGACCGGTCGCACGACCGCGAGCGTCACGGTCACCGCCCCGCCCGTGAACCAGGCGCCCGTCGCCGCGTTCACGAGCACCGCGGCGAACCTCGTCGCCTCGCTCGACGCCTCCCCGTCGAGCGACCCGGACGGCACCGTGGCCTCCTGGTCCTGGGCCTTCGGCGACGGGACCACCGGCACGGGCCGCACCACGACCCACGCCTACGCCGCCGCCGGCACCTTCGCGGTGTCGCTCACGGTCACGGACGACAAGGGCCTCGCCACGACGACCACCTCGCCGGTGACCGTCCAGGCACCCGCGTCGAACGTGCTCGCGCAGGACTCGTTCGGCCGCGCGGTCGCCACGGGCTGGGGCACCGCCGAGCTCGGTGGCGCCTGGCGCGTCACCGGCGGAACGAACATCGTCAAGGTGCAGGACGGCATGGGCCAGGTCGTCTCGCCGAAGGGCGAGACCCGCACGATGACCCTCGACGCGGTGTCCACCACGTCGTCGGACGTCAGCGCGACCTTCTCGCTCGACGCCGTCCCCACGGGCGGCGGCTCCTACACCCGGGTCAACTCCCGGCAGGTGGGCTCGGCGTCCTACCAGACGCAGGTCTGGATCAAGGCGACCGGGCAGATCCAGCTGGTGCAGTCGGAGGGGGCGACGACCCTCGGGTCGTACATCCTCCCCGGCACGACCTACCAGGCCGGCCAGCAGCTCCGCGTCCGCGTCCTGACGACCGGCACCTCGCCGACCACCGTCAAGGCGAAGGCGTGGGTCGCCGGCCAGGCCGAGCCCTCCGCGTGGCAGACGAGCGTCACCAGCTCGACCGCAGCGCTGCAGGCCGCGGGCTCCGTCGGGATCCAGACCTACCTCTCGGGGTCGGCGACGGCACCCGTCACGACGCGGATCGACGACCTGGTCGTCAGCCGCGACGGCCAGGCGCCTGCACCGGTTCCGGCGAACCAGGCGCCGACGGCGGCGTTCACGTCGACCGCCAAGGACCTGACGGCGTCGTTCGACGGATCCACGTCGACGGACGCCGACGGCACGGTCGCCTCGTACGCCTGGGCGTTCGGCGACGGGACGACCGGCACCGGCAAGACGGTGGACCACGCCTACGCCAAGGCCGGCACGTACACGGTGTCGCTCACGGTGACGGACGACAAGGGGCTGGCGTCGGCGAAGAAGGACGGCACGGTCACGGTGACCGCGCCGGTCGTCGCGCCGGTGAACCAGGCCCCGACGGCGGCGTTCACGTCGACGGCGAAGGACCTGACGGCCTCGTTCGACGGATCCACGTCCGCCGACGCCGACGGCACCGTCGCCGCGTACGCCTGGGCGTTCGGCGACGGGACGACCGGCACCGGCAAGACGGTCGACCACGCCTACGCCAAGGCCGGCACGTACACGGTGTCGCTCACGGTGAGGGACGACAAGGGGCTGGCGTCGGCGAAGAAGGACGGCACGGTCACGGTGACCGCGCCGGTCGTCACGCCGCCCGCCGCCGGGATCCTCGCGCAGGACACCTTCACCCGCACCGCCGCGAACGGCTGGGGCACGGCGGAGACCGGGGGCGCCTGGCGCATCACCGGCAACGCGTCGATCCTCAAGGTGGCGGACGGGAAGGCGCAGGTCACGAGCCCCGCCGGCGAGACCCGCACCGCGAGCCTCGACGCCGTGAGCACCACCGCATCGGACGCGCAGGTGAGCTTCGCGCTCGACAGGGTGCCCACGGGCGGCGGCGCGTACGTGCGGATCAACTCGCGCCAGGTCGGCACGTTGTCCTACCAGACGCAGGTCTGGGTGCGGTCGACCGGCCAGGTCATGATCGTGCAGTCCGAGAACGGCACCAACCTGAAGTCGGTCGTCGTCCCGAACGTCACGTACACGGCCAGGCAGCAGCTGCGGGTCCGCGTGCAGGTCACGGGCACGTCGCCCACCACGATGAACGCGAAGGTCTGGCCCGTCGGCCAGGCCGAGCCGACCGCGTGGCAGTCGACGACGACCGGGACCCTGGCGGCCCTGCAGACCGCGGGCACGTTCGGGATCCAGACGTACCTGTCGAGCTCGGCGGCCGGACCCGTCGCGTTCACGCTCGACGACCTCGTGGTCACGGACGGCACCGCCCGGTGA
- a CDS encoding GDSL-type esterase/lipase family protein: protein MTHVPPRDGSPATTSSSAVVRGIWHPALGFIPYRVMRRRLKDAPFPEGASEGSLPGRRPVLVTIIGEATAIGYQTLTPDLSLGAQLARRLDRDSDRGVEWRALTTPHYTIRTAQRLFRANPQLILADVVVVLLGIGDSLRFTPPWAWRKHLRILLADLRAHLADSAVILVAEVPPLERSSEASARMARRIGEHFRLLNEETRSVVGDFRNTVSVPFPTAMVHELVSPDGHDILYGRVYRAWAAAMAEHLGR, encoded by the coding sequence GTGACCCACGTCCCCCCGCGGGACGGCAGCCCGGCGACGACATCGAGCAGCGCGGTCGTCCGCGGCATCTGGCATCCCGCGCTCGGCTTCATCCCGTACCGGGTGATGCGACGACGGCTGAAGGACGCGCCGTTCCCCGAGGGCGCGTCCGAGGGCTCCCTGCCGGGGCGCCGGCCCGTCCTCGTGACGATCATCGGGGAAGCCACCGCGATCGGCTACCAGACCCTCACCCCGGACCTGTCCCTCGGCGCCCAGCTCGCCCGTCGCCTCGACCGGGACAGCGACAGGGGCGTGGAGTGGCGGGCCCTCACCACGCCGCACTACACGATCCGCACGGCGCAGAGGCTGTTCCGCGCCAACCCCCAGCTGATCCTCGCGGACGTCGTCGTGGTGCTGCTCGGGATCGGGGACTCCCTCCGCTTCACCCCGCCGTGGGCATGGCGCAAGCACCTGCGGATCCTGCTCGCGGACCTCCGTGCGCACCTCGCCGACTCCGCCGTCATCCTCGTCGCGGAGGTGCCGCCGCTGGAGCGCTCCTCCGAGGCCTCCGCCCGCATGGCGCGACGGATCGGCGAGCACTTCCGTCTGCTGAACGAGGAGACGCGCTCGGTCGTCGGCGACTTCCGCAACACGGTGAGCGTCCCGTTCCCCACGGCGATGGTGCACGAGCTCGTCAGCCCCGACGGGCACGACATCCTCTACGGACGGGTCTACCGCGCGTGGGCGGCGGCCATGGCCGAGCACCTCGGCAGGTGA
- a CDS encoding polysaccharide biosynthesis tyrosine autokinase, which translates to MTLHEFTALLRRLWYVVVAATLAGGAVAFGLSQLATPVYTAQSRLYFSLSSGSSASDLNQGATYTQSQMLSFGELAESPAVLEPVITRLGLDRTPQELARAVSVTTPQNTVIMEISVTEESPADAAEIANAVATSLRDTAEAYAPTGAEGSPTVSVRVIQEAPEPLSQSAPNGRTNTLAGLLLGLLAGLLGIALVRLLDTRVRSAETVAHLTPAPLLGALERERGVTGLAMALRPLSTAAEGFRQLKANLRFVLLGDRASSIVVTSSIPGEGKSTVAANLALSLSEGGRRVLLVDADLRRPVVAQYLGLEGDAGLTTVLVGQALLEEVVQPWGDGTLDVLTSGEIPPNPSELLASTRMEELVARAREAYDVIVIDTAPLIAVADAAFVARMTDGAIVVADQTRVHRGQLSEALDAVEKSGGSVLGVVLNKVRPTKDKRAYYRMETEQAGRAGQAARPARRATPAR; encoded by the coding sequence ATGACGCTCCACGAGTTCACCGCCCTGCTCCGCCGACTCTGGTACGTCGTGGTCGCCGCCACGCTCGCGGGCGGCGCGGTCGCGTTCGGCCTGTCCCAGCTCGCGACGCCCGTGTACACCGCGCAGTCCCGGCTGTACTTCTCGCTGAGCAGCGGATCCAGCGCGAGCGACCTCAACCAGGGCGCCACCTACACGCAGAGCCAGATGCTGTCGTTCGGCGAGCTCGCGGAGTCGCCCGCGGTGCTCGAGCCCGTGATCACGCGCCTCGGCCTCGACCGCACCCCGCAGGAGCTCGCGCGCGCCGTGAGCGTCACGACGCCGCAGAACACGGTGATCATGGAGATCAGCGTCACCGAGGAGTCGCCCGCCGACGCGGCCGAGATCGCGAACGCCGTCGCGACGAGCCTCCGCGACACCGCCGAGGCGTACGCGCCCACCGGCGCCGAGGGCTCGCCCACCGTCTCCGTCCGCGTGATCCAGGAGGCGCCCGAGCCCCTGTCGCAGTCCGCGCCGAACGGCCGCACGAACACGCTCGCGGGCCTCCTCCTCGGGCTCCTCGCCGGACTCCTCGGGATCGCGCTGGTGCGCCTGCTCGACACCCGCGTGCGCTCGGCCGAGACCGTCGCGCACCTCACGCCGGCGCCCCTGCTCGGCGCGCTCGAGCGCGAGCGCGGCGTCACGGGACTCGCCATGGCGCTCCGGCCCCTGTCGACCGCGGCCGAGGGCTTCCGCCAGCTGAAGGCGAACCTCCGCTTCGTGCTCCTCGGCGATCGCGCGTCGAGCATCGTCGTGACGTCGTCGATCCCCGGCGAGGGCAAGTCGACGGTCGCCGCGAATCTCGCGCTGTCGCTCAGCGAGGGCGGGCGCCGCGTCCTGCTCGTCGACGCCGACCTCCGCCGCCCGGTCGTCGCGCAGTACCTCGGTCTCGAGGGCGACGCGGGCCTCACGACCGTGCTCGTCGGCCAGGCGCTGCTCGAGGAGGTCGTGCAGCCCTGGGGCGACGGCACCCTCGACGTGCTGACCTCCGGCGAGATCCCGCCGAACCCGAGCGAGCTGCTCGCGTCCACGCGCATGGAGGAGCTCGTCGCGCGGGCGCGCGAGGCCTACGACGTCATCGTGATCGACACCGCGCCGCTCATCGCCGTCGCGGACGCCGCGTTCGTCGCCCGCATGACGGACGGCGCGATCGTCGTCGCCGACCAGACGCGCGTGCACCGCGGCCAGCTGTCCGAGGCGCTCGACGCGGTCGAGAAGTCGGGCGGATCCGTGCTGGGCGTCGTGCTCAACAAGGTGCGGCCGACGAAGGACAAGCGCGCGTACTACCGGATGGAGACCGAGCAGGCGGGGCGGGCGGGGCAGGCGGCGCGTCCGGCGCGGCGGGCGACGCCCGCGCGCTGA